The following proteins come from a genomic window of Suricata suricatta isolate VVHF042 chromosome 5, meerkat_22Aug2017_6uvM2_HiC, whole genome shotgun sequence:
- the UBE2G2 gene encoding ubiquitin-conjugating enzyme E2 G2 codes for MNEENFFEWEALIMGPEDTCFEFGVFPAILSFPLDYPLSPPKMRFTCEMFHPNIYPDGRVCISILHAPGDDPMGYESSAERWSPVQSVEKILLSVVSMLAEPNDESGANVDASKMWRDDREQFCRVARQLAQKSLGL; via the exons ATGAATGAGGAGAATTTTTTTGAGTGGGAAGCGCTGATCAT GGGCCCAGAAGACACCTGTTTTGAGTTTGGCGTATTTCCTGCCATCCTGAGTTTCCCACTGGATTACCCGCTGAGTCCCCCAAAGATGAGATTTACCTGCGAGATGTTTCATCCCAACA TCTACCCCGACGGCAGAGTGTGCATCTCCATCCTGCACGCCCCGGGCGACGACCCGATGGGCTACGAGAGCAGCGCCGAGCGGTGGAGCCCCGTGCAGAGCGTGGAGAAGATCCTGCTGTCGGTGGTGAGCATGCTGGCAG aGCCCAATGACGAGAGTGGCGCCAACGTGGACGCTTCCAAGATGTGGCGAGACGACCGGGAGCAGTTCTGCAGGGTCGCCAGGCAGCTGGCGCAGAAGTCCCTGGGGCTGTGA